The stretch of DNA CAGTGGGACGTACTTCTCGTCCCCATGGGCCGAGCTGCACGTGACACCCGCATCGGCCGACGCTGATAGCCGCGCCTGAACGCAGACAAGGACGAGAACAAGGGGAGGAGCAGGACTCCGGCCGTCCACGGCGGCGCTGCTGTTGCCCTCCTTTCTGCGCCTCCAGGTGGCCACGGTTGTTCTTCGGAGTCGTCATTGAGGAGCCCTGGAGCTCGGGATTGAGAACGGCGAGCCTCACGGGAAGAGAACTGCATGGAGTGGAGGGGCGCACCATAGCCGGATCTAGCACGCACGGGATCCACTTGCCATGGATCCAGTGGCCTCGGCGGCCGAAGCCAGCGCAAGACAGGCCATGGCACGGTGGAGATTGCTGTAATCCGGCCAGAGGAGAGGGGAGGCTCGTCGGTGATGGAGATGAAGTTCACAGCCGCCCAAGGGAAGATGGGGGGCTGGTTGCCGCACCCATGGCCGTCACGGCCGATTCTGGTGGTTTCAAGGT from Triticum urartu cultivar G1812 chromosome 3, Tu2.1, whole genome shotgun sequence encodes:
- the LOC125548277 gene encoding uncharacterized protein LOC125548277 isoform X3, translating into MVRPSTPCSSLPVRLAVLNPELQGSSMTTPKNNRGHLEAQKGGQQQRRRGRPESCSSPCSRPCLRSGAAISVGRCGCHVQLGPWGREVRPTGQRCIVWNPSTGLAWSFNELHRSSADEILCSVGSPVQYTGT
- the LOC125548277 gene encoding uncharacterized protein LOC125548277 isoform X2, whose protein sequence is MVRPSTPCSSLPVRLAVLNPELQGSSMTTPKNNRGHLEAQKGGQQQRRRGRPESCSSPCSRPCLRSGAAISVGRCGCHVQLGPWGREVRPTGQRCIVWNPSTGLAWSFNELHRSSADEILWSCAGKGSLLLLIAAHCCSPPDVEQCMLLLIAARLGRRCSTQARERTTGM